A stretch of the Lolium perenne isolate Kyuss_39 chromosome 3, Kyuss_2.0, whole genome shotgun sequence genome encodes the following:
- the LOC139829858 gene encoding mannose/glucose-specific lectin-like, with translation MEDAMKVGPWGPQGGQPQDINKASKPQSLVSITICSSESEDGRIFGFSFVYKDQNRKPLPVGPWGKIDPEHNISKINMDPDEYLVQVFGTTDGTGITSLKLVTNKQPYGPYGYPAGATFVVTLQPNNGEVVAFFGCSGNTLAALGVYVLGKNGLPVKIGPWGGSGQPVDITTPVKLKQVSVYSTQKIGERIKGFSFVYVDQHVKRTSAGPWGTGKGHENLPFSMSPGEYVNNFSGTFDDYGVTSLKFTTNQQNVHGPYGYPSGTAFSVPLPNDRDDNGAMVGFFGHSGESLMALGIYVGLVSNEP, from the exons ATGGAG GACGCGATGAAGGTTGGTCCATGGGGTCCGCAGGGTGGACAACCTCAAGACATCAATAAAGCAAGCAAGCCCCAATCCCTGGTGAGCATCACCATCTGTAGCTCCGAGTCCGAGGATGGCCGTATCTTTGGCTTCTCCTTCGTCTACAAGGACCAGAATAGGAAGCCCCTCCCTGTCGGCCCCTGGGGCAAGATTGACCCGGAACACAACATCAGTAAAATCAACATGGATCCCGACGAGTACCTCGTCCAGGTGTTTGGCACCACCGACGGCACCGGCATCACCTCGCTCAAGCTGGTCACCAACAAGCAGCCGTACGGGCCGTATGGCTACCCGGCAGGGGCCACCTTCGTGGTGACGTTGCAGCCGAACAATGGCGAGGTGGTTGCCTTCTTCGGCTGCTCCGGCAACACCCTCGCGGCGCTCGGCGTCTACGTGCTGGGGAAGAATGGTTTGCCGGTCAAGATCGGTCCGTGGGGAGGATCCGGCCAACCCGTGGACATCACCACGCCAGTCAAGCTTAAGCAGGTCAGCGTCTACAGCACCCAGAAAATAGGAGAGCGCATCAAAGGCTTCTCCTTCGTCTACGTCGACCAGCATGTCAAGCGCACATCTGCCGGCCCCTGGGGCACGGGCAAAGGACATGAGAATCTGCCG TTTTCCATGAGCCCAGGCGAGTATGTGAACAATTTCTCTGGCACTTTCGACGACTACGGCGTGACCTCGCTCAAGTTCACCACCAACCAGCAGAATGTGCACGGCCCGTACGGGTACCCCTCGGGGACTGCCTTTAGCGTGCCGCTGCCGAACGACCGCGATGACAACGGCGCCATGGTCGGCTTCTTCGGCCACTCTGGGGAGAGCCTCATGGCCCTCGGCATCTACGTCGGGCTCGTGTCCAACGAACCATGA